A genome region from Sebastes umbrosus isolate fSebUmb1 chromosome 22, fSebUmb1.pri, whole genome shotgun sequence includes the following:
- the bcl6b gene encoding B-cell lymphoma 6 protein homolog — protein MQMSMMDLLEGYKVTRVQEMRPAAPAEGYVKEFTRHSNDVLLNLNELRHRNILTDATLVVGNVHLRAHCAVLVACSGFFYSMYSRRVLLQGRGGSGEQLMTVSLPNSLDPSSISLLLDFMYTSRLPLTPITVSGVLTSAAYLQMDHVADTCRDFMQLHCRENMSARHPQLELDSRVSVASVAPQGGDLPNPGPQRSPPTAVATRVPAEVGGSLQPGAFPTRQPGSKELKGEPESPLKGTPSPDSPARSSCQPNSPAESNTCSKNLVSDIKAMPDPKACNWKKYKYIVLNPLCAAAAVKEEEMEETQSHTSSPDRMDSTPKATEAWSGEVPGQIDRQGQASCYEGSGRAPPPGPPPSVDHPQSASSVSPCTVLPNLHPTSPEAAQHAIKHESYYLPYCYSGNPQGTKTVCSGDKPYRCNVCGAQFNRPANLKTHARIHSGEKPYRCDTCGARFVQVAHLRAHVLIHTGEKPYPCHTCGTRFRHLQTLKSHLRIHTGEKPYTCEKCDLHFRHKSQLRLHLRQKHGAITNTKIRYKVLTEPYQPLLQAC, from the exons ATGCAGATGAGCATGATGGACTTATTGGAAGGATACAAGGTCACAAGGGTGCAGGAGATGAGGCCCGCCGCCCCGGCTGAGGGATACGTGAAAGAGTTCACCCGCCACTCCAACGACGTGCTGCTGAACCTGAACGAGCTGCGGCACCGCAACATCCTGACCGACGCTACCCTGGTGGTCGGCAACGTGCACCTACGCGCGCACTGTGCTGTGCTCGTGGCCTGCAG tGGCTTCTTCTACTCGATGTACTCCCGCCGCGTGTTGCTCCAGGGGCGTGGCGGCAGCGGGGAGCAGCTCATGACAGTGTCCCTCCCCAACTCCTTGGACCCGTCCAGCATCTCCCTGCTGCTCGACTTCATGTACACCTCCCGCCTCCCCCTGACACCCATCACCGTCTCTGGGGTGCTCACCTCTGCGGCCTACCTGCAGATGGACCACGTGGCCGACACCTGCCGGGATTTCATGCAGCTGCACTG CAGGGAGAACATGAGTGCAAGACACCCTCAACTGGAGCTGGACTCCAGGGTGTCTGTAGCCTCTGTAGCCCCCCAAGGAGGGGACCTGCCCAATCCAGGACCCCAGAGATCACCCCCAACAGCAGTGGCAACAAG GGTCCCAGCGGAGGTCGGGGGCTCTCTCCAGCCAGGGGCTTTCCCGACCCGCCAGCCCGGGTCAAAGGAGCTGAAAGGAGAGCCCGAGTCGCCCCTCAAAGGCACCCCATCTCCAGACAGCCCCGCCCGCTCCAGCTGCCAACCAAACTCTCCTGCAGAATCCAACACCTGCAGCAAAAACCTTGTG AGTGATATCAAAGCCATGCCGGACCCAAAGGCTTGCAATTGGAAAAAATACAAGTACATCGTCCTCAACCCTTTGTGTGCAGCCGCCGCGgtgaaggaagaggagatggaggagacaCAGAGTCACACATCATCCCCCGACAGGATGGACTCGACTCCCAAAGCAACAGAGGCGTGGTCTGGAGAAGTGCCCGGTCAGATTGATAG ACAGGGGCAGGCCTCCTGCTACGAGGGTTCTGGCCGAGCTCCTCCCCCCGGGCCACCCCCCTCTGTGGATCACCCCCAGTCTGCTTCCTCAGTCTCACCCTGCACCGTTCTCCCAAACCTGCACCCCACTAGTCCAGAAGCTGCCCAACATGCAATCAAGCATGAGAGCTACTATCTGCCCTACTGTTATTCTGGCAACCCTCAAGGAACCAAGACTGTCTGCTCAG GTGACAAGCCGTACCGCTGTAATGTGTGCGGCGCCCAGTTCAACCGACCGGCCAACCTGAAGACTCACGCTCGCATCCACTCAGGAGAGAAGCCTTACCGCTGCGACACCTGCGGCGCACGATTTGTCCAG GTTGCCCATCTGAGGGCCCACGTTCTAATCCATACGGGGGAGAAACCGTACCCCTGTCACACCTGTGGCACCCGCTTCCGCCACCTGCAGACCCTGAAGAGCCACCTGCGCATCCACACCGGAGAGAAGCCGTACACC TGTGAGAAGTGTGACCTACACTTCCGCCACAAGAGTCAGCTGCGTCTTCACCTGCGCCAGAAGCACGGGGCCATCACCAACACCAAGATCCGCTACAAGGTCCTGACTGAGCCCTACCAGCCTCTTCTGCAGGCCTGCTGA